From one Marmota flaviventris isolate mMarFla1 chromosome 1, mMarFla1.hap1, whole genome shotgun sequence genomic stretch:
- the Ywhah gene encoding 14-3-3 protein eta isoform X3 has protein sequence MIDVLYSTSITWRTVLVTELNEPLSNEDRNLLSVAYKNVVGARRSSWRVISSIEQKTMSDGNEKKLEKVKAYREKIEKELETVCNDVLALLDKFLIKNCNDFQYESKVFYLKMKGDYYRYLAEVASGEKKNSVVEASEAAYKEAFEISKEHMQPTHPIRLGLALNFSVFYYEIQNAPEQACLLAKQAFDDAIAELDTLNEDSYKDSTLIMQLLRDNLTLWTSDQQDEEAGEGN, from the exons ATGATTGATGTTCTCTATTCTACCAGCATCACCTGGAGGACAGTGTTG GTGACAGAGCTGAATGAACCTCTCTCCAATGAAGATCGAAATCTCCTCTCAGTGGCCTATAAGAATGTGGTTGGTGCCCGGCGATCTTCTTGGAGGGTCATTAGCAGCATTGAGCAGAAAACCATGTCtgatggaaatgaaaagaaattggaGAAAGTTAAAGCTTACCGGGAGAAGATTGAGAAGGAGCTGGAGACAGTGTGCAATGATGTCTTGGCTCTGCTTGACAAGTTCCTCATCAAGAACTGCAATGATTTCCAGTATGAGAGCAAGGTGTTTTACCTGAAAATGAAAGGTGATTACTACCGCTATTTAGCAGAAGTGGCTTctggagagaagaaaaacagtGTGGTAGAAGCTTCCGAGGCAGCCTACAAGGAGGCCTTTGAAATCAGCAAAGAGCACATGCAGCCAACACATCCCATTCGGCTGGGCCTGGCCCTCAACTTCTCTGTGTTCTACTACGAGATCCAAAATGCACCTGAGCAGGCCTGCCTCTTAGCTAAACAAGCCTTCGATGATGCCATAGCTGAGCTGGACACATTAAATGAGGATTCCTATAAGGACTCCACACTCATCATGCAGTTGCTTCGAGACAACCTTACCCTCTGGACGAGCGACCAGCAGGATGAAGAAGCAGGAGAAGGCAACTGA
- the Ywhah gene encoding 14-3-3 protein eta isoform X2, protein MFDDVKSKSETDSVIMRVTELNEPLSNEDRNLLSVAYKNVVGARRSSWRVISSIEQKTMSDGNEKKLEKVKAYREKIEKELETVCNDVLALLDKFLIKNCNDFQYESKVFYLKMKGDYYRYLAEVASGEKKNSVVEASEAAYKEAFEISKEHMQPTHPIRLGLALNFSVFYYEIQNAPEQACLLAKQAFDDAIAELDTLNEDSYKDSTLIMQLLRDNLTLWTSDQQDEEAGEGN, encoded by the exons ATGTTTGATGATGTCAAAAGCAAGTCAGAGACCGACTCAGTGATAATGAgg GTGACAGAGCTGAATGAACCTCTCTCCAATGAAGATCGAAATCTCCTCTCAGTGGCCTATAAGAATGTGGTTGGTGCCCGGCGATCTTCTTGGAGGGTCATTAGCAGCATTGAGCAGAAAACCATGTCtgatggaaatgaaaagaaattggaGAAAGTTAAAGCTTACCGGGAGAAGATTGAGAAGGAGCTGGAGACAGTGTGCAATGATGTCTTGGCTCTGCTTGACAAGTTCCTCATCAAGAACTGCAATGATTTCCAGTATGAGAGCAAGGTGTTTTACCTGAAAATGAAAGGTGATTACTACCGCTATTTAGCAGAAGTGGCTTctggagagaagaaaaacagtGTGGTAGAAGCTTCCGAGGCAGCCTACAAGGAGGCCTTTGAAATCAGCAAAGAGCACATGCAGCCAACACATCCCATTCGGCTGGGCCTGGCCCTCAACTTCTCTGTGTTCTACTACGAGATCCAAAATGCACCTGAGCAGGCCTGCCTCTTAGCTAAACAAGCCTTCGATGATGCCATAGCTGAGCTGGACACATTAAATGAGGATTCCTATAAGGACTCCACACTCATCATGCAGTTGCTTCGAGACAACCTTACCCTCTGGACGAGCGACCAGCAGGATGAAGAAGCAGGAGAAGGCAACTGA